Proteins encoded together in one Mycobacterium sp. MS1601 window:
- a CDS encoding DUF5313 domain-containing protein: MAADKPNLWQYIAFSYGKRLPPSMNRWVAEDLAGQGAVRRHLIRFAIPPLLVLGPIWLIDASFYVRLEMTAPIYIWAILMALALNKVWRRHRLAQHGLDPNLVDVIKRKRDAHIHEDYIRRFGPRPEDAKRQSNSSPF; this comes from the coding sequence ATGGCCGCCGACAAACCGAACCTCTGGCAGTACATCGCCTTCTCGTACGGGAAGCGCCTGCCCCCTTCCATGAACCGTTGGGTCGCCGAGGATCTGGCCGGACAGGGCGCGGTGCGCCGCCACCTGATCCGCTTCGCCATCCCGCCGCTGCTGGTGCTCGGGCCGATCTGGTTGATCGATGCCTCGTTCTATGTGCGCCTGGAGATGACGGCGCCCATCTACATCTGGGCGATCCTGATGGCGCTGGCGCTGAACAAGGTGTGGCGCAGGCACCGGCTGGCTCAGCACGGTCTGGACCCCAATCTCGTCGACGTGATCAAACGCAAGCGCGATGCGCACATCCACGAGGACTACATCCGCCGGTTCGGCCCTCGTCCGGAGGATGCAAAGCGCCAGTCCAACAGCAGTCCGTTCTGA
- a CDS encoding helix-turn-helix transcriptional regulator has protein sequence MNFTSIAGLMSPVPEHRGEALLQVLHSSTGITSGRLTALDAHGRQVTVAALVRGPRSLARPGETGTLVRRLSDAAGCSVGTLQLSTGQNCSPATMVAIAALTPHFAAVAEVATKRRQLGLTSRESEVLAAVAEGHTNAEIARRDCVSVRTVTTHVEAIFRKLGVSNRVQAARVALDCGIVERHNAGITAAHGLAAS, from the coding sequence GTGAACTTCACCTCCATCGCCGGCCTGATGTCACCCGTCCCGGAGCACCGCGGCGAAGCGCTGTTGCAGGTACTGCACAGCTCGACCGGCATCACGTCCGGCCGGCTGACCGCGCTGGACGCCCACGGCAGGCAGGTCACTGTCGCTGCGCTGGTCCGCGGGCCCCGCAGTCTGGCCCGGCCGGGCGAGACGGGCACGCTGGTGCGAAGGTTGAGCGATGCTGCGGGGTGCTCGGTGGGCACGCTGCAACTGAGCACCGGCCAGAACTGCTCGCCGGCCACCATGGTGGCGATCGCCGCCCTGACGCCCCATTTCGCGGCCGTGGCCGAAGTGGCCACCAAGCGGCGCCAGTTGGGTCTGACCAGCCGTGAGTCCGAGGTGCTGGCCGCTGTCGCGGAGGGTCACACCAACGCCGAGATCGCTCGGCGTGACTGCGTCTCGGTCCGCACGGTCACCACCCACGTAGAGGCGATCTTTCGCAAGCTCGGCGTCAGCAACCGGGTGCAGGCCGCCCGGGTCGCCCTCGACTGCGGCATCGTCGAGCGTCACAACGCAGGCATCACGGCAGCCCACGGCCTGGCAGCCTCGTAG
- a CDS encoding fumarylacetoacetate hydrolase family protein: MTISVLKTADAWWVKTDADHAAEIATAATTTGELLGDRAAIAAATGTPVAIKELDLVSPITAPCRVVAQMTNFESHVVDSNMDPATVPLTFFRKSSASISGPTDDIIKPQHVKLMDYEVEIGLVIATDMPVGTTVTDLNIADYVAGLVVTNDVSARDVQLPQTQFYEAKSYPTFTPTGPELVLLDAKELSRFGDLRLRLSVNGEQRQNALVDGDMLYRPLQALQSLTRFQTLAAGDLILTGTPVGTALSAPPKIIEKIGALLPTALKWKSFFASQAKNPKYLHDGDLVEASVATDDGAIDLGVQRMSVRYA; this comes from the coding sequence ATGACCATCTCCGTTCTCAAGACCGCTGACGCCTGGTGGGTCAAGACCGACGCCGATCACGCCGCCGAGATCGCCACGGCAGCAACCACCACCGGCGAACTGCTGGGCGATCGCGCCGCGATCGCGGCCGCCACCGGCACACCCGTGGCGATCAAGGAACTCGATCTCGTCTCACCCATCACCGCGCCCTGCCGGGTGGTGGCGCAGATGACCAATTTCGAATCCCACGTGGTGGATTCGAACATGGATCCGGCTACCGTACCGCTGACCTTCTTCCGGAAATCATCGGCGTCGATCAGCGGACCCACCGACGACATCATCAAGCCCCAGCACGTCAAACTCATGGACTACGAGGTGGAGATAGGTCTGGTGATCGCCACCGACATGCCGGTGGGCACCACGGTGACCGACCTGAACATTGCCGATTACGTGGCCGGCCTGGTGGTCACCAACGATGTCTCCGCCCGCGACGTCCAGCTGCCGCAAACCCAGTTCTACGAGGCCAAGTCCTACCCCACGTTCACCCCGACAGGACCGGAACTGGTGCTGCTGGATGCCAAGGAGCTCAGCAGATTCGGCGATCTGCGGTTGCGTCTTTCCGTCAACGGCGAACAGCGCCAGAACGCACTGGTGGACGGTGACATGCTCTACCGTCCGCTGCAGGCGCTGCAGTCGCTGACCCGGTTCCAGACCCTGGCCGCCGGTGACCTGATCCTCACCGGAACGCCGGTCGGCACTGCACTGAGCGCGCCGCCCAAGATCATCGAGAAGATCGGCGCGCTGCTGCCGACTGCGCTGAAATGGAAGAGCTTTTTCGCCTCCCAGGCCAAGAACCCGAAGTATCTGCACGACGGTGATCTGGTCGAAGCTTCGGTGGCCACCGACGACGGAGCCATCGACCTCGGCGTGCAACGGATGTCGGTCCGGTACGCATGA
- a CDS encoding serine hydrolase, translating into MVRFLAVVLVGALTLISPAAPARADFAQRIATAEEYLSTRPGTVGYVLRDRSTGLVHRNQSAGALIWTASTIKLAMVVDLLTRATAGQITLTNADRQLMAAMMHSSDNDAAATLWKRFGGVDHEAFNRNFPSYGMTGLQPQQGFSDVYPDWGFQKSSTDDLDRLMNYALGRLPAAQTEAIVSEMQGVDANQQWGVWGAGTAMQPGNKNGWSLEQGGWVVNSVGFAGPGQRYTLAIMNSLEGEGGFEEGKATTTRLAEILLGPG; encoded by the coding sequence ATGGTGCGGTTTCTCGCGGTTGTTCTGGTGGGCGCTCTGACTCTGATTTCTCCGGCAGCGCCCGCTCGCGCGGACTTCGCCCAGCGGATCGCCACCGCTGAGGAGTACCTGTCCACTCGACCAGGCACCGTCGGTTACGTGCTGCGGGATCGCTCGACCGGACTGGTTCACCGCAACCAGTCCGCGGGCGCGTTGATCTGGACGGCATCAACCATCAAACTCGCCATGGTGGTGGATCTGCTGACCAGGGCAACGGCTGGTCAGATCACCTTGACCAACGCCGACCGCCAGCTGATGGCCGCGATGATGCACTCCTCGGACAACGATGCTGCCGCCACGCTCTGGAAACGTTTCGGTGGCGTCGATCACGAGGCGTTCAACCGCAACTTCCCGTCCTATGGAATGACGGGGCTGCAACCTCAGCAAGGGTTCAGCGACGTCTACCCGGACTGGGGTTTCCAGAAGTCGAGCACCGACGACCTCGACCGGCTGATGAACTACGCACTGGGGCGGCTACCGGCTGCGCAGACCGAAGCGATTGTGTCGGAGATGCAGGGCGTGGATGCCAACCAACAGTGGGGTGTCTGGGGCGCGGGTACTGCCATGCAACCAGGCAACAAGAACGGCTGGTCCCTAGAGCAGGGCGGTTGGGTAGTCAACAGTGTCGGGTTTGCTGGGCCGGGCCAGCGGTACACCCTGGCCATCATGAACTCCCTCGAAGGTGAGGGCGGGTTCGAGGAGGGCAAGGCAACCACCACCCGGCTGGCCGAGATCCTGCTCGGTCCTGGCTGA
- a CDS encoding alpha/beta hydrolase, protein MALPSLHPVDLMLASTRLYSSLPVVGKHLEPFAGLTAMMMYGGHYAPAAVRAAIDRRSAAAAPVEDTEAGLDPIRGSRIPPFVRAAAQRRRSLHRASVRYGDHPAQLLEVWRRPDLPGGPAPVLLFVPGGAWVQGTRVLQGHTLLHHLVRQGWVCLTMDYRVSPVHRWPRHIADVNAAIAWARANVDRFGGDRGFVAVAGCSAGGHLAALAGLTPGDPTFRGELLDHADTSVDAVVGIYGRYDWQDRSTPTRANFQGFLERVVVRRSQNRHPEVFEAASPVARVHADAPPFMLIHGDSDVVIPVGEARAFRDALRAVSRNPVEYREIPRAGHAFDLVDTSHARRCAVEVSHFLNDVHQRSAHQVMAAV, encoded by the coding sequence ATGGCCCTGCCCTCGCTCCATCCTGTTGACCTCATGCTGGCGTCCACCCGGCTGTACTCGTCGCTGCCAGTGGTGGGCAAGCACCTGGAACCCTTCGCGGGGCTCACCGCGATGATGATGTACGGCGGTCACTACGCGCCCGCCGCAGTCCGGGCGGCCATCGACCGGCGCAGCGCCGCGGCCGCGCCGGTCGAGGACACCGAAGCCGGCCTGGACCCGATTCGTGGCAGCCGGATCCCACCCTTCGTGCGGGCCGCTGCGCAACGCCGCCGCAGCCTGCACCGCGCTTCCGTGCGCTACGGAGATCACCCTGCGCAGCTGCTGGAGGTCTGGCGTCGCCCCGATCTGCCCGGCGGGCCGGCCCCGGTGCTGCTCTTCGTGCCCGGTGGGGCGTGGGTCCAGGGCACCCGGGTGCTGCAGGGGCACACCCTGTTGCACCATTTGGTCAGGCAGGGCTGGGTGTGCCTGACGATGGATTACCGGGTGTCACCCGTGCATCGCTGGCCTCGTCACATCGCCGACGTCAACGCCGCTATCGCGTGGGCGCGGGCGAATGTCGACCGCTTCGGCGGCGACCGCGGCTTTGTCGCCGTCGCCGGCTGTTCGGCGGGAGGCCACCTTGCCGCGCTGGCCGGCCTGACCCCCGGGGATCCGACCTTCCGCGGCGAGTTGCTCGACCATGCCGATACGTCGGTGGATGCGGTGGTGGGCATCTACGGGCGCTACGACTGGCAGGACCGCTCGACGCCGACACGGGCCAACTTCCAGGGCTTTCTCGAGCGAGTTGTGGTGCGCCGCAGTCAGAATCGTCATCCCGAAGTATTCGAGGCGGCTTCGCCGGTGGCGCGAGTCCATGCCGATGCACCGCCGTTCATGCTGATTCACGGAGACAGTGACGTCGTCATCCCGGTGGGGGAGGCGCGGGCTTTTCGTGACGCGCTCCGCGCGGTGTCCCGCAATCCCGTTGAGTATCGTGAAATCCCCCGTGCCGGACACGCTTTCGACCTTGTGGACACGTCGCACGCACGGCGCTGTGCGGTCGAGGTCTCACACTTCCTGAACGACGTGCACCAGCGCAGTGCGCATCAGGTGATGGCGGCGGTCTGA
- a CDS encoding fumarylacetoacetate hydrolase family protein, translated as MFTVAETTIAVHGSTERFPVRRVYCVGRNYADHAREMGADPDREPPFYFTKPADAVFTATQGYLGGPAGVVPYPPQTANLHHEIELVVAIGTGGADIAAEAALQHVWGYGVGVDLTRRDLQDLAKQARRPWDLSKGFDASGPVSPLVPAGVADPGQGRIWVCVDGQLRQEGDLKDQIWPVSDVIAHLSASVTLAPGDLIMTGTPSGVGPIERGQRVDGGIDGIGELHFTVR; from the coding sequence ATGTTCACCGTCGCGGAGACGACGATCGCCGTGCACGGATCGACGGAGCGGTTCCCCGTCCGGCGGGTCTACTGCGTGGGACGCAACTATGCCGACCATGCGCGCGAGATGGGCGCGGATCCCGATCGTGAGCCGCCGTTCTACTTCACCAAACCCGCCGACGCGGTTTTCACCGCCACGCAGGGCTACCTGGGCGGGCCTGCGGGTGTGGTGCCGTATCCGCCGCAGACCGCCAACCTGCACCACGAGATCGAACTGGTGGTCGCGATCGGCACCGGCGGTGCAGATATCGCGGCAGAGGCTGCACTGCAACATGTTTGGGGATACGGAGTGGGCGTCGACCTGACCCGTCGGGACCTGCAGGATCTCGCCAAGCAGGCGCGCAGGCCGTGGGATCTTTCCAAGGGGTTCGACGCGTCGGGGCCGGTGTCGCCGCTGGTCCCCGCCGGCGTGGCAGACCCGGGGCAGGGACGGATCTGGGTCTGCGTCGACGGGCAACTGCGCCAGGAAGGTGACCTCAAAGATCAGATCTGGCCGGTCTCCGACGTGATCGCTCACCTCTCCGCGTCGGTCACGCTGGCGCCAGGGGACCTCATCATGACAGGAACCCCGTCGGGTGTCGGACCCATCGAACGCGGCCAACGCGTCGATGGCGGCATCGACGGCATCGGCGAACTTCACTTCACCGTCCGCTGA
- a CDS encoding STAS domain-containing protein, with the protein MAEQASNGFAVYERVVDGVAVVEVSDVVDMLTAPLLGTALGTALADAPRGLIIDLTDVTFLASAGMTVLVQAKQQAGDNIAFAVVADGPATSRPLQVVGLDDLLGLWSTLDDALRAVG; encoded by the coding sequence ATGGCTGAGCAGGCATCCAATGGGTTTGCCGTGTATGAACGGGTTGTCGACGGGGTGGCTGTGGTGGAGGTCAGTGATGTCGTCGACATGCTGACCGCGCCGCTGCTCGGTACCGCTCTCGGTACCGCCCTGGCCGACGCGCCGCGCGGATTGATCATCGATCTAACCGACGTGACCTTTCTGGCATCGGCCGGGATGACCGTGCTGGTACAGGCCAAGCAACAGGCCGGCGACAACATTGCCTTCGCGGTGGTGGCCGACGGTCCAGCGACCAGTAGGCCGCTGCAGGTCGTCGGTCTCGACGACCTACTGGGGTTGTGGTCGACGTTGGATGATGCACTGCGTGCGGTGGGCTGA
- a CDS encoding epoxide hydrolase family protein, giving the protein MADVRPFRIDIPDSALDDLSGRLRNTRWPEPEPVDDWSQGIPLAYTRELAEYWATDYNWRDRETRLNRFAQFTTEIDGLDIHFIHQRSPQADTFPLLITHGWPGSIVEFQKVIEPLTEAGFDVVCPSLPGYGFSGKPTEPGWGVERIARAWDTLMVRLGYSRFGAQGGDWGSAVTRQIGRNIGHCVAIHTNMPIGRPPADAFDNPTEEAVRALESIDYYRKWDAGYSKQQSTRPQTLGYGLVDSPVAQLAWIVEKFWSWTDCDGHPENALTRDEMLDNVMLYWLTSSGASSARLYWESFGSFGDGSPVTLPTGVAAFPKEILQAPRSWCEAGYPNITRWTTMPRGGHFAAFEQPDLFVEDVRTFFDTIR; this is encoded by the coding sequence ATGGCCGACGTACGCCCATTCCGCATCGACATCCCCGACTCCGCACTCGACGACCTCTCCGGACGACTGCGCAACACCCGCTGGCCCGAACCGGAACCCGTGGACGACTGGAGTCAGGGCATTCCGCTGGCATACACCCGTGAACTGGCCGAATACTGGGCCACGGACTACAACTGGCGGGACCGCGAGACCCGCCTGAACAGGTTCGCGCAGTTCACCACCGAGATCGACGGCCTCGACATCCACTTCATCCACCAGCGCTCACCCCAGGCCGACACCTTCCCACTGCTCATCACCCACGGATGGCCCGGGTCCATCGTGGAGTTCCAGAAAGTGATCGAACCGCTCACCGAGGCCGGTTTCGACGTGGTGTGTCCGTCGCTGCCGGGCTACGGCTTCTCCGGCAAACCCACCGAGCCGGGTTGGGGCGTCGAGCGCATCGCGCGGGCCTGGGACACCCTGATGGTGCGCTTGGGTTACTCACGGTTCGGCGCCCAGGGCGGCGATTGGGGATCAGCCGTCACCCGCCAGATCGGCCGCAACATCGGCCACTGTGTGGCCATCCACACCAACATGCCGATCGGACGCCCACCGGCTGACGCGTTCGACAACCCAACCGAAGAAGCCGTGCGAGCGCTGGAGAGCATCGACTACTACCGCAAGTGGGACGCTGGCTACTCCAAGCAGCAGTCCACTCGGCCACAGACACTGGGCTACGGCCTCGTCGATTCTCCGGTGGCGCAGCTGGCGTGGATCGTCGAGAAGTTCTGGTCCTGGACCGATTGCGACGGCCACCCCGAGAACGCACTGACACGCGACGAGATGCTCGACAACGTGATGCTCTACTGGCTCACCTCGTCAGGAGCCTCGTCGGCGCGGCTGTACTGGGAGAGTTTCGGCAGCTTCGGCGACGGGTCGCCGGTCACGCTGCCGACCGGGGTGGCAGCGTTCCCGAAGGAGATCCTGCAGGCACCTCGTTCGTGGTGCGAAGCCGGCTATCCCAACATCACCCGGTGGACCACGATGCCTCGCGGAGGCCACTTCGCGGCGTTCGAACAGCCCGATCTGTTCGTCGAGGACGTGCGGACGTTCTTCGATACGATCCGCTGA
- a CDS encoding MarR family winged helix-turn-helix transcriptional regulator, protein MSVSAAQADPLALEQQVCFALAVTNRAVLAVYRPLLEPLGLTHPQYLVMLALWDHRKISAAPLSVKQIATTLQLDSATLSPMLKRLEALGLITRTRSVADERSTDVELTKAGAALRTQAESIPPAVIARLGVSMSEIEQLHSVLTRVNSAALAAGTLAS, encoded by the coding sequence ATGTCCGTTTCCGCCGCGCAGGCTGACCCCCTGGCTCTCGAGCAACAGGTCTGCTTCGCGCTGGCGGTCACCAACCGGGCAGTCCTGGCTGTCTACCGCCCGCTCCTGGAGCCGCTCGGTCTGACCCACCCGCAGTACCTGGTGATGCTCGCACTCTGGGACCACCGCAAGATCTCGGCGGCACCCCTGTCCGTAAAACAGATCGCCACTACACTGCAGCTGGACTCGGCGACTCTCTCGCCGATGTTGAAACGACTGGAAGCACTCGGTTTGATCACCCGCACTCGCAGCGTCGCCGATGAGCGCTCCACCGACGTCGAACTCACCAAGGCCGGAGCGGCATTGCGCACCCAGGCCGAATCGATACCGCCCGCCGTCATCGCCCGGCTGGGTGTCAGCATGTCCGAAATCGAGCAACTCCACAGCGTCCTGACCCGCGTGAACTCCGCAGCGCTGGCCGCCGGAACCCTCGCCAGTTGA
- the mhpA gene encoding bifunctional 3-(3-hydroxy-phenyl)propionate/3-hydroxycinnamic acid hydroxylase MhpA, producing the protein MNPIVIVGGGPTGIAAATLLAQHGVASVVLERWSDIYPQPRAVAADDEVYRILARLGIGADFAKISRPGLGLRLVDPELKVFCEFGRSAVGVHGHPESNMFDQPVLERLLRDNLSSYPAAQLRSDVEVTAINPLPDGTVEVRFTDRLTGGRESICASYVLGCDGANSLTRRAIGSAMTDLGFEQRWLVIDIDTDVQLGQWEGVHQVCSSVRAGTYMRVTETRYRWEFQLLAHETEDDYRTLVEIAPLIRPWAPSVERLRLIRTCEYTFRAQVADRWRRGNIFLLGDAAHLTPPFIGQGMGSGLRDAMNLAWKVAGVCRGALPESALDTYQTERKHHARSMIRLAVAIGWAMTAGGRRGDALRSRVLPRLQALAARFGSPATPALRRSALTRRTRRRGDLTGSLCPNAELDGQRLDEVVGTRVAVVTSHPLTTQQRTLLVGDGVALLEVAAGSKLGTWLQRGRANTAVIRPDRSVLATAADHRGADELCFLARTIARVGVHDHARR; encoded by the coding sequence ATGAACCCGATCGTGATCGTGGGCGGCGGGCCAACCGGGATCGCCGCGGCGACACTGCTCGCCCAGCACGGGGTGGCCTCGGTGGTGCTCGAGCGCTGGTCCGACATCTATCCGCAGCCGCGCGCGGTGGCCGCCGATGACGAGGTGTATCGGATCCTGGCCCGCCTCGGCATCGGTGCGGACTTTGCGAAGATCTCACGTCCGGGCCTCGGGCTACGCCTCGTTGATCCGGAACTCAAGGTCTTCTGCGAGTTTGGCCGCAGTGCTGTCGGAGTCCATGGTCACCCCGAATCCAACATGTTCGATCAGCCGGTACTCGAACGGTTGCTCCGCGACAACCTGAGCTCCTATCCCGCGGCACAACTGCGCTCCGACGTCGAGGTCACCGCCATCAATCCGCTTCCTGACGGCACCGTGGAGGTCCGGTTCACCGATCGGCTCACCGGTGGGCGGGAGAGTATCTGTGCCAGCTACGTGCTGGGCTGCGACGGCGCAAACAGCCTGACCCGCAGGGCCATCGGCTCCGCCATGACCGACCTGGGGTTCGAACAGCGCTGGCTGGTGATCGACATCGACACCGACGTGCAGCTGGGGCAATGGGAAGGCGTGCACCAGGTCTGCAGTTCGGTGCGCGCAGGCACCTACATGCGAGTCACCGAGACGCGTTACCGATGGGAATTCCAGCTGCTGGCGCACGAAACCGAGGACGACTACCGGACACTCGTCGAGATCGCCCCGTTGATCAGGCCATGGGCGCCATCCGTAGAGCGCCTGAGGTTGATCCGCACCTGCGAGTACACCTTTCGCGCCCAGGTGGCCGACCGGTGGCGACGAGGCAACATCTTCCTGCTCGGTGACGCGGCCCACCTGACGCCGCCGTTCATCGGTCAGGGAATGGGCTCAGGGCTGCGTGATGCGATGAACCTGGCGTGGAAGGTTGCCGGTGTCTGCCGGGGAGCGCTGCCGGAGTCGGCCCTGGACACTTACCAGACTGAGCGCAAACACCACGCGCGCAGCATGATCCGGCTCGCCGTGGCCATCGGATGGGCCATGACCGCGGGCGGCAGGCGCGGCGACGCACTGCGCAGCCGGGTGCTGCCACGGCTGCAAGCCCTGGCTGCCAGATTCGGGTCGCCGGCCACCCCTGCTCTGCGGCGCTCGGCGTTGACCCGGCGCACCCGCCGGCGAGGAGACCTGACGGGGTCGCTGTGCCCCAATGCCGAACTCGACGGACAGCGACTCGACGAGGTGGTCGGCACGCGCGTTGCCGTGGTGACGAGTCACCCGCTGACCACCCAGCAGCGCACCCTGCTGGTAGGCGACGGAGTGGCCCTGCTGGAGGTGGCAGCAGGCAGTAAGCTCGGCACCTGGTTGCAGCGGGGGCGGGCCAACACGGCGGTGATCCGTCCCGACCGTTCCGTGCTGGCCACCGCTGCCGATCACCGTGGCGCTGACGAATTGTGTTTTCTGGCAAGAACAATCGCAAGAGTGGGAGTTCATGACCATGCGCGCCGCTGA
- a CDS encoding enoyl-CoA hydratase/isomerase family protein, giving the protein MTMRAAELELETVTVEQIERVLVARVSAPPYNFMTAQMQKDLDALTIAVDADDSVGAVILTGGIEHRYITHFDIEDILTASTGRVLPHAVVSGLLAGVAAFPGARDIIERSPIGGLLTITRFNDVVLRIMRSPAVYLAAIGGPCGGGGLELSVCLDVRIAADDDHTGFMLPELLIGLTTTVGGQRLAQLIGPSRALEMLLQGRRYSSQEALGMGLLNRVVPAERLMDETMELAQLYSRRNRATVAAQKQIFNEHHALSPADSLRREGATSVISINADAANRALQEWVDRQRDGDSVFLTEPEPWVRGDAVSLNRRD; this is encoded by the coding sequence ATGACCATGCGCGCCGCTGAGCTCGAGCTGGAGACGGTGACCGTAGAACAGATCGAGCGTGTGCTGGTGGCGCGGGTGTCAGCCCCGCCCTACAACTTCATGACGGCCCAGATGCAGAAGGATCTCGATGCGTTGACCATCGCGGTGGACGCCGACGACTCTGTTGGCGCAGTGATCCTCACCGGCGGAATCGAACACCGCTACATCACCCATTTCGACATCGAGGACATTCTCACGGCGTCCACCGGCCGTGTGCTGCCGCACGCAGTGGTGTCAGGCCTGCTTGCCGGGGTGGCTGCCTTTCCCGGAGCACGTGACATCATCGAACGCAGCCCCATCGGCGGCCTGCTCACCATCACCCGCTTCAACGACGTGGTGCTGCGCATCATGCGCTCGCCGGCGGTCTACCTCGCGGCCATCGGAGGACCGTGTGGCGGTGGGGGACTGGAACTCTCGGTTTGCCTCGACGTGCGTATCGCCGCCGATGACGACCACACCGGCTTCATGTTGCCCGAACTGTTGATCGGGCTCACCACCACGGTAGGCGGGCAGCGCCTGGCACAACTGATCGGGCCGTCCCGCGCACTCGAGATGCTGCTGCAGGGCAGGCGGTACTCGTCGCAGGAGGCTCTCGGCATGGGACTGCTGAACCGCGTCGTCCCCGCCGAGCGCCTGATGGACGAAACCATGGAGCTTGCGCAGCTGTACTCCCGGCGCAACCGGGCCACCGTCGCCGCGCAGAAACAGATCTTCAACGAGCACCACGCCCTCAGCCCGGCCGACAGTCTGCGCAGGGAGGGCGCCACCAGTGTCATCTCGATCAACGCCGATGCGGCCAACCGCGCGCTGCAGGAGTGGGTGGACCGACAACGTGACGGGGACTCGGTGTTCCTCACCGAGCCCGAGCCGTGGGTCCGCGGTGATGCGGTCAGCCTCAACCGACGCGACTAG
- a CDS encoding VOC family protein encodes MTTPVDAHHGLHSESGALRGEHTGRGRNPLIKVADIAWLEFEKPDLMRAEAFARAFGFHTALRTPEEIQLRGTRAGSPAVIIRRAARTRFAGVAFRAQDEVDVLRLADAVGAPTHRLPDALGGVAVELQDPSGCRVQVVAGMHQLPELPEQQPTTFNAGDGVQRVNATVRPAHVPARVQRLGHVVLQSNRYLATLNWYLDNLGMIVSDFLYFPGQRDRGPSMSFIRCDLGPVPADHHTLALALGPANRYVHSAYQVSDLDALAAGGEYLRARGYLRSWGIGRHIQGSQLFDYWRDPDGFLVEHFTDGDMFDNTLEPGWAPFTASGLAQWGPPVTSDFLETGPKNARTQVLSMINGLRDDNEFDVHRLIGLMKVATS; translated from the coding sequence ATGACGACTCCCGTCGATGCCCACCACGGCCTGCATTCCGAGAGTGGAGCGCTGCGCGGTGAGCACACCGGACGCGGACGCAATCCCCTGATCAAGGTCGCGGACATCGCGTGGTTGGAGTTCGAGAAGCCCGACCTGATGCGTGCCGAGGCATTTGCCCGGGCATTCGGCTTCCACACCGCACTGCGGACCCCCGAGGAGATCCAGCTGCGTGGAACCCGGGCCGGATCGCCCGCGGTGATCATCCGGCGGGCCGCCCGGACCAGGTTCGCCGGTGTGGCGTTCCGCGCGCAGGACGAGGTCGACGTCCTGCGCCTCGCCGATGCGGTCGGAGCGCCCACACATCGGCTGCCGGACGCGCTCGGCGGAGTCGCGGTGGAGCTCCAAGACCCGAGCGGCTGCCGCGTGCAGGTGGTGGCGGGTATGCATCAGCTGCCGGAACTTCCCGAGCAGCAACCGACTACGTTCAATGCGGGCGACGGCGTGCAGCGTGTCAACGCCACCGTACGTCCGGCGCACGTGCCGGCCCGCGTGCAGCGGCTGGGTCACGTTGTCCTGCAGTCCAATCGCTATCTGGCCACCTTGAATTGGTATCTGGACAACCTGGGGATGATCGTCAGCGACTTCCTCTACTTCCCGGGGCAGCGTGACCGGGGTCCGTCGATGAGCTTCATCCGCTGTGACCTCGGGCCGGTCCCGGCTGATCACCACACGCTGGCTCTGGCGCTGGGGCCTGCGAACCGCTACGTCCACTCCGCGTACCAGGTCAGTGATCTCGACGCACTCGCCGCCGGTGGCGAGTACCTGCGCGCGCGGGGGTACCTGCGGTCGTGGGGTATCGGGCGGCACATCCAGGGCAGTCAGCTGTTCGACTACTGGCGCGACCCCGACGGCTTCCTGGTCGAGCACTTCACCGACGGTGACATGTTCGACAACACTCTCGAACCCGGCTGGGCGCCGTTCACAGCCTCCGGTCTGGCGCAGTGGGGCCCGCCGGTCACCAGCGACTTCCTGGAAACTGGCCCCAAAAATGCACGCACGCAGGTGCTTTCCATGATCAACGGACTGCGTGACGACAACGAGTTCGACGTACACCGCCTCATCGGCCTGATGAAAGTAGCGACTTCATGA